In Corylus avellana chromosome ca2, CavTom2PMs-1.0, the following proteins share a genomic window:
- the LOC132171098 gene encoding signal peptidase complex subunit 3B-like, which yields MHSFGYRANALLTFAVTILALMCAMASISDNFNHPTPSAHVQVLNINWFQKQPNGNDEVSMTLNVSADLQSLFTWNTKQVFVFLAAEYETPKNSLNQISLWDGIIPSKEHAKFLIHTSNKYRFIDQGSNLRGKEFNLTLHWHVMPKTGKMFADKIVMPGYRLPEEYR from the exons ATGCATTCATTTGGGTACAGAGCCAACGCTTTGCTGACCTTTGCGGTGACGATCCTAGCTCTCATGTGCGCCATGGCCTCCATCTCCGACAACTTCAACCACCCCACTCCCTCTGCGCATGTTCAG GTGTTGAACATTAATTGGTTCCAGAAGCAACCCAATGGGAACGACGag GTCAGCATGACATTGAATGTATCAGCTGACTTACAATCATTGTTTACGTGGAATACAAAGCAG GTTTTTGTATTCTTAGCTGCTGAGTATGAAACCCCCAAGAATTCGTTAAATCAG ATTTCCCTTTGGGATGGCATTATTCCTTCTAAAGAGCATGCAAAGTTCTTGATTCATACCTCAAACAAGTATCGTTTCATTGATCAA GGAAGCAATCTCCGTGGTAAAGAATTTAACCTAACATTGCATTGGCATGTCATGCCCAAGACTGGCAAGATGTTTGCTGACAAAATTGTCATGCCCGGATACCGCTTGCCAGAGGAATATAGATGA